A window of the Bacteroides thetaiotaomicron VPI-5482 genome harbors these coding sequences:
- a CDS encoding glycoside hydrolase family 2 TIM barrel-domain containing protein encodes MNKTLLTGLLCCSLSIQSFADQPLEGFTYGSVNAPTGKEWESPENLALNKEQPHAYFFPFQHLDNARKVLPENSKYWQSLDGDWKFHWAPDPDSRPKDFYQTEYDVSSWDAIPVPSSWNIYGIQKDGSQKYGTPIYVNQPVIFQHSVKVDDWRGGVMRTPPANWTTYKDRNEVGSFRRDFEIPQDWDGREVFISFDGVDSFFYLWINGQYVGFSKNSRNTANFNITPYLQKGKNTVAAEVYRSSDGSFLEAQDMFRLPGIFRTVALYSVPKVHFRDLVATPDLDATYTDGSLTVNAEIRNLDKKAIKDYKVYYSLYANKLYSDENTLVDGFLSPVIDKIAPNETGSVQTVLKVKAPNKWSAEFPYRYTLVAELKDKKNRTVEMVSTIVGFRKVEIKDTPASEDEFGLAGRYYYVNGKTVKLKGVNRHESNPGVGHAITREMMEKEIMLMKRANINHVRNSHYPDDPYWYFLCNKYGIYLEDEANIESHEYYYGAASLSHPVEWKNAHVARVMEMVRANVNNPSIVIWSLGNEAGPGKNFVAAYDALKKFDTSRPVQYERNNDIVDMGSNQYPSIGWVRGAVQGKYDIKYPFHISEYAHSMGNACGNLIDYWEAMESTNFFCGGAIWDWVDQSMYNYDPKTGVRYLAYGGDFGDTPNDGQFVMNGIVFGDLEPKPQYYEVKKVYQHIGVKAIDTEKGVFEIFNKYYFKNLAEDYQLVYSLYEDGKPIMTGKPMDINIAPRQRAQITLPYDHASLKKDAEYFMKLQFILKDQRPWAAKGFPMAEEQILIKEATDRPSISEVTAGAAKLDGFVLDKDTKRILIKGADFEAIFDPQTGSIYSLKYGNETVIADGNGPKLDALRAFTNNDNWFYAPWFEHGLHNLIHKATEYKVLNKGNGTLVLSFTVESQAPNAARIKGGTSSGKNSIEELTDRKFGSNDFKFVTNQIWTVYPDGSIELQSSITSNRSSLVLPRLGYVMKVPQQYSNFTYYGRGPIDNYADRKSGQFIEQYTNSVAGEFVNFPKPQDMGNHEDVRWCALTNQAGNGAVFVATDRLSASALQYSALDLILASHPYQLPKAGDTYLHLDCAVTGLGGNSCGQGAPLVHDRVFANQHSMGFIIRPADKELSVVANVAPAGDLPLSITRTPAGMVELTSAKKDAVICYSIDGSKKVQEYTEPVPMRNGGTIKAWYKDSKDISSTMKFEKIESIQTQVVYASSQESGEGDASHLTDGDPNTIWHTMYSVTVAKYPHWVDLDAGEVKEIKGFTYLPRQNGGNGNIKDYSIQVSMDGKEWGEPVNKGTFARDSKEKRVLFDKPVKARYIRFTALSEQNGQDFASGAEITILAN; translated from the coding sequence AGTGGGAATCTCCCGAAAACCTGGCGCTCAACAAAGAGCAGCCGCATGCTTATTTCTTTCCGTTCCAGCATTTGGATAATGCCCGCAAGGTATTGCCGGAAAACAGTAAGTATTGGCAGTCACTTGACGGTGACTGGAAGTTTCACTGGGCACCCGACCCCGACTCCCGCCCCAAAGATTTCTATCAGACTGAGTATGATGTCAGCTCATGGGATGCGATTCCCGTGCCTTCAAGCTGGAATATTTATGGCATTCAAAAGGACGGAAGCCAGAAGTACGGAACGCCTATCTACGTCAACCAACCGGTAATCTTCCAGCACAGCGTGAAGGTGGATGACTGGCGCGGAGGCGTGATGCGTACTCCTCCTGCCAACTGGACTACTTACAAGGATCGGAACGAAGTAGGTTCCTTCCGCCGTGATTTCGAAATCCCGCAGGACTGGGACGGACGCGAAGTCTTTATCAGCTTCGATGGTGTCGATTCATTCTTCTATCTGTGGATCAACGGTCAGTACGTAGGTTTTTCCAAGAATTCGCGTAATACCGCTAATTTCAATATCACTCCCTATTTACAGAAAGGCAAGAACACCGTAGCCGCCGAAGTGTATCGTAGTTCGGACGGTTCCTTCCTCGAAGCGCAGGATATGTTCCGTCTGCCGGGCATCTTCCGTACGGTTGCCTTGTACTCGGTTCCCAAAGTTCATTTCCGTGACTTGGTTGCCACACCCGATTTGGATGCGACTTATACGGACGGTTCTCTGACTGTCAATGCCGAAATCCGTAATCTGGATAAGAAAGCCATCAAAGACTACAAGGTATATTACTCTTTATATGCCAACAAACTGTATTCTGATGAGAATACCTTGGTAGATGGATTCTTATCTCCTGTGATCGACAAAATCGCTCCGAATGAAACCGGTAGTGTTCAGACTGTTCTTAAGGTAAAGGCTCCTAATAAGTGGTCGGCTGAATTTCCGTATCGCTACACGTTGGTAGCCGAATTGAAGGATAAGAAGAACAGAACCGTTGAAATGGTTTCCACCATTGTCGGTTTCCGCAAAGTGGAGATTAAGGATACTCCTGCTTCCGAAGATGAATTCGGACTTGCCGGACGTTATTATTATGTGAACGGAAAGACGGTCAAACTGAAAGGGGTGAACCGACATGAATCCAATCCGGGAGTAGGGCACGCCATAACCCGTGAGATGATGGAGAAAGAGATTATGTTGATGAAGCGTGCCAACATCAATCATGTACGTAATTCACATTATCCGGATGATCCGTATTGGTATTTCCTGTGCAACAAATACGGTATTTATCTCGAAGATGAGGCGAATATAGAATCGCACGAATATTATTATGGTGCTGCCTCCCTCTCTCATCCGGTGGAATGGAAAAATGCGCACGTGGCACGTGTGATGGAAATGGTGCGTGCCAATGTCAACAATCCTTCTATCGTTATCTGGTCGTTGGGCAATGAAGCCGGACCGGGCAAGAACTTTGTGGCGGCTTATGATGCTTTGAAGAAGTTTGATACTTCCCGTCCTGTGCAATATGAGCGTAATAATGACATTGTAGATATGGGTTCCAACCAATATCCGTCTATCGGCTGGGTACGTGGGGCCGTGCAGGGGAAATATGATATCAAGTATCCGTTCCATATATCCGAATATGCCCATTCAATGGGGAATGCCTGCGGTAATCTGATAGATTACTGGGAAGCTATGGAGTCGACCAATTTCTTCTGTGGAGGTGCCATTTGGGATTGGGTAGACCAGTCTATGTACAATTATGACCCGAAGACAGGTGTCCGTTATCTGGCTTACGGCGGAGACTTTGGCGATACTCCCAATGATGGTCAGTTTGTAATGAACGGCATCGTGTTTGGTGACCTTGAACCGAAGCCTCAGTACTATGAAGTGAAAAAGGTATATCAGCACATCGGCGTAAAGGCAATAGATACAGAAAAGGGGGTATTTGAGATCTTCAATAAGTACTACTTTAAGAACTTGGCGGAAGATTACCAGTTGGTATATTCGCTTTATGAAGACGGTAAACCGATAATGACCGGTAAACCGATGGATATCAATATAGCTCCACGCCAACGTGCACAGATCACTCTGCCGTATGATCATGCCTCTCTTAAGAAAGATGCTGAGTACTTTATGAAACTACAGTTTATACTGAAAGATCAAAGACCTTGGGCTGCCAAAGGCTTTCCGATGGCAGAGGAACAGATTTTGATAAAGGAGGCTACAGACCGCCCGTCCATCAGTGAAGTAACTGCCGGTGCAGCAAAACTGGATGGATTCGTACTGGACAAGGATACGAAGCGCATCCTTATAAAGGGAGCTGACTTTGAAGCCATATTTGACCCGCAAACCGGAAGTATCTACAGTCTGAAGTATGGCAACGAGACTGTTATCGCCGATGGCAACGGTCCGAAGCTCGATGCTCTCCGTGCTTTTACAAACAATGATAACTGGTTCTATGCCCCCTGGTTCGAACATGGTTTGCACAATCTGATTCATAAAGCAACTGAATATAAAGTACTGAATAAAGGCAATGGCACTTTGGTATTGAGTTTTACGGTAGAATCTCAGGCACCGAATGCCGCACGCATTAAGGGTGGTACAAGCTCCGGTAAGAATAGCATCGAAGAACTGACCGACAGAAAATTCGGTAGCAATGACTTTAAATTTGTCACTAACCAGATATGGACAGTGTATCCGGACGGTTCTATCGAATTGCAGTCCAGCATTACTTCCAATCGTTCGAGTTTGGTTCTGCCACGTTTGGGTTATGTGATGAAAGTTCCACAACAATACAGTAACTTCACTTACTATGGACGCGGACCGATAGATAACTATGCCGACCGTAAGAGCGGACAGTTTATCGAACAGTATACGAATAGCGTAGCAGGTGAGTTCGTAAACTTCCCGAAACCTCAGGATATGGGCAATCACGAAGATGTTCGCTGGTGTGCATTGACCAATCAGGCAGGGAATGGAGCTGTCTTCGTAGCTACCGACCGTCTTTCGGCTTCGGCACTTCAGTACTCGGCTCTCGACTTGATTTTGGCTTCCCATCCTTATCAGTTGCCGAAGGCAGGCGATACCTATCTGCATTTGGATTGTGCAGTGACCGGTCTGGGTGGTAACAGTTGTGGTCAGGGAGCTCCTCTCGTACACGACCGTGTGTTTGCCAACCAGCACAGCATGGGATTCATCATTCGTCCTGCCGATAAGGAACTGAGTGTCGTTGCCAATGTTGCTCCTGCGGGAGATCTTCCTCTGTCTATCACACGCACCCCTGCCGGAATGGTCGAATTGACTTCGGCAAAGAAAGATGCTGTCATTTGTTATAGCATTGACGGAAGTAAAAAAGTGCAGGAATACACAGAGCCTGTCCCTATGCGTAACGGAGGTACGATCAAGGCATGGTATAAGGATAGTAAGGATATCAGCAGCACGATGAAGTTTGAGAAAATAGAAAGCATTCAGACGCAAGTCGTATACGCCAGTAGTCAGGAATCGGGTGAAGGCGATGCTTCTCATCTGACTGATGGTGATCCGAATACCATCTGGCATACCATGTATTCGGTGACAGTTGCCAAATACCCGCATTGGGTAGATTTGGATGCCGGTGAAGTCAAGGAAATCAAAGGCTTTACTTACCTGCCACGACAGAATGGAGGAAACGGTAATATCAAGGATTACTCTATTCAGGTCAGCATGGATGGAAAAGAATGGGGAGAGCCTGTTAATAAAGGAACGTTCGCAAGGGACTCCAAAGAAAAGAGAGTCTTGTTTGACAAACCGGTGAAGGCACGTTATATCCGTTTCACGGCTTTAAGCGAACAGAACGGACAGGATTTTGCGTCCGGTGCGGAGATAACGATTCTGGCTAACTAA
- a CDS encoding DMT family transporter — protein sequence MGNNKNLHGHLFALTANVMWGLMSPIGKSALQEFSAISVTTFRMVGAAAAFWILSIFCKQEHVDHRDMLKIFFASLFALVFNQGIFIFGLSMTSPIDASIVTTTLPIVTMIVAAIYLKEPITNKKVLGIFVGAMGALILIMSSQAASSGNGSLIGDLLCLVAQISFSIYLTVFKGLSQRYSAVTINKWMFIYASMCYIPFSYQDISVIQWTSIPMVAILQVLYVVLGGSFLAYLCIMTAQKLLRPTVVSMYNYMQPIVATIAAILMGIGSFGWEKGIAITLVFLGVYIVTQSKSKADFEKAGKEL from the coding sequence ATGGGCAATAACAAGAATCTGCACGGACATCTGTTTGCACTCACGGCAAACGTTATGTGGGGACTGATGTCTCCTATCGGCAAATCGGCACTTCAAGAGTTTTCAGCTATCTCCGTCACCACGTTTCGTATGGTAGGTGCGGCAGCGGCATTCTGGATACTTTCCATCTTCTGCAAACAGGAGCATGTGGACCACCGCGATATGCTGAAGATTTTCTTTGCTTCCCTCTTTGCTCTGGTTTTCAATCAGGGGATATTTATCTTCGGGCTTTCGATGACTTCGCCTATTGATGCTTCTATCGTAACGACTACTCTGCCGATAGTTACCATGATTGTGGCAGCCATCTATCTGAAAGAGCCGATTACGAACAAGAAAGTACTGGGTATTTTCGTGGGAGCTATGGGAGCGCTTATCCTTATTATGAGCAGTCAGGCAGCGAGTAGTGGTAACGGAAGTCTGATCGGCGACTTGCTTTGTCTGGTTGCGCAAATCAGTTTCTCCATCTATCTGACGGTGTTCAAGGGGCTGTCTCAGCGATATTCGGCAGTAACCATCAATAAATGGATGTTTATCTATGCTTCGATGTGTTATATTCCTTTCTCTTATCAAGATATTTCGGTCATTCAATGGACCAGCATTCCAATGGTTGCCATTTTGCAGGTATTGTATGTCGTACTGGGAGGAAGTTTCCTTGCTTATCTCTGCATCATGACAGCTCAGAAGTTACTCCGCCCTACAGTGGTAAGTATGTATAACTATATGCAGCCGATTGTGGCTACGATTGCAGCAATCCTCATGGGAATCGGGAGCTTCGGCTGGGAAAAAGGAATCGCCATTACACTTGTGTTTCTGGGTGTGTATATTGTGACGCAGAGTAAGTCTAAGGCGGATTTTGAGAAGGCGGGAAAGGAGTTGTAG
- a CDS encoding DUF4435 domain-containing protein, which yields MATSLRDNLTSSYFNAAHKLYSKKARRRIIAYVESYDDVAFWRTLLEEFEDDEHYFQVMLPSATSLAKGKKMVLMNTLNTAELGRSLIACVDSDYDFLLQGATNTSRKINRNKYIFQTYTYAIENYHCFAESLHEVCVQATLNDRFILDFNAYLKRYSEIVYPLFLWNVWFYRQRDTYTFPMYDFHTYTALREISLKHPEHSLEALQHRVNQKLAELKKRFPGSVNQVNGLRSELKELGLVPETTYLYMQGHHVMDNVVMKLLIPVCTALRREREQEIKRLAEHNEQFRNELTCYQNSQVNVEIMLKKNVAYKRLFHYDWLRQDIQEYLAKGE from the coding sequence ATGGCAACTTCACTACGCGATAATCTGACTTCTTCTTACTTCAATGCTGCCCACAAGCTGTATTCCAAAAAGGCTCGCCGGCGCATCATTGCTTACGTAGAGAGCTATGATGATGTTGCTTTCTGGCGCACATTACTCGAAGAGTTTGAAGATGACGAGCATTATTTTCAAGTGATGCTCCCTTCGGCCACCTCATTGGCAAAGGGGAAGAAGATGGTACTCATGAACACGCTGAATACCGCCGAACTGGGCAGAAGTCTGATTGCCTGTGTCGACAGTGACTATGATTTCCTGTTGCAGGGAGCCACGAACACTTCCCGAAAGATCAACCGGAACAAGTACATATTCCAAACCTACACATACGCTATCGAAAACTATCACTGCTTTGCCGAAAGTCTTCACGAAGTATGTGTGCAGGCCACATTGAACGACCGTTTTATACTGGATTTCAACGCTTATCTGAAACGGTATTCGGAAATCGTATACCCGCTTTTCCTGTGGAACGTGTGGTTTTATCGTCAACGGGATACGTATACTTTCCCGATGTACGACTTCCATACTTATACTGCCTTGAGGGAGATCAGTCTGAAACATCCGGAACACAGTCTGGAAGCACTGCAACACCGAGTTAATCAGAAACTTGCTGAACTGAAAAAACGCTTCCCCGGTTCTGTCAACCAAGTGAACGGATTGCGGTCGGAATTAAAGGAACTGGGACTCGTCCCCGAAACCACCTATTTATATATGCAGGGACATCACGTGATGGATAATGTCGTGATGAAACTTCTGATTCCCGTCTGTACCGCCCTGCGCCGGGAACGGGAACAGGAAATTAAACGACTGGCGGAACATAATGAACAATTCAGGAATGAATTGACTTGTTATCAGAACAGCCAGGTGAATGTCGAAATCATGTTGAAGAAGAACGTCGCCTATAAGCGACTCTTCCACTACGACTGGCTGAGGCAGGACATTCAGGAATATCTGGCCAAAGGAGAATGA
- a CDS encoding mechanosensitive ion channel family protein gives MKEVIDTVSVALANGDTENVGNVVMQEVNRTLLSAGVDEVWADKIDNLIVLLFIIGIALLANIICRKIILRVVAKLVKQTKATWDDIVFNHKVMVNVSRMVAPILIYIAIPIAFPEHADSDLLDFLRRLCLIYIIAVFLRFISALFTAVYQVYSEREQYRDKPLKGLLQTAQVILFFIGAIIIISILINQSPMVLLTGLGASAAILMLVFKDSIMGFVSGIQLSANNMLKVGDWITMPKYGADGTVIEVTLNTVKVRNFDNTITTIPPYLLISDSFQNWQGMQESGGRRVKRSINIDMTSVRFCTPEMLEKYRKIQLLANYVDETEKVVEEYNKEHDIDNSVLVNGRRQTNLGVFRAYLTNYLRSLPTVNQDMTCMVRQLQPTETGIPLELYFFSANKVWVAYEGIQADVFDHVLAIIPEFGLRVFQNPSGEDLRRIGVKIEH, from the coding sequence ATGAAAGAAGTGATTGATACAGTGAGTGTGGCATTGGCAAATGGAGATACGGAGAATGTTGGCAATGTCGTGATGCAGGAGGTCAACCGTACGTTGCTCTCGGCAGGTGTGGATGAAGTATGGGCGGACAAAATAGATAATCTGATCGTATTGCTGTTTATTATCGGAATAGCCTTGTTGGCTAACATAATCTGCCGTAAAATCATTTTACGGGTGGTAGCCAAGTTGGTGAAGCAGACCAAAGCTACCTGGGACGACATTGTATTCAACCATAAAGTGATGGTGAATGTCAGCCGGATGGTAGCGCCTATCCTGATTTATATCGCCATTCCTATCGCATTCCCCGAGCATGCGGATTCTGATTTGCTCGATTTTCTGAGGCGTCTCTGTCTGATATATATCATTGCCGTTTTTCTTCGTTTCATCAGCGCTTTGTTTACGGCTGTCTATCAAGTCTACAGTGAGCGGGAGCAGTATCGGGACAAACCGTTGAAAGGACTTTTGCAGACGGCGCAAGTGATTCTTTTCTTTATAGGAGCCATCATTATTATAAGCATTCTGATCAATCAGAGCCCGATGGTCTTGCTGACCGGATTGGGAGCGTCTGCCGCTATTCTGATGTTGGTTTTCAAAGATAGTATCATGGGATTTGTATCCGGTATTCAGCTTTCTGCCAACAATATGCTGAAGGTGGGCGACTGGATCACCATGCCGAAATATGGTGCGGACGGTACAGTGATAGAAGTAACGCTGAATACCGTGAAGGTGCGTAATTTCGATAATACGATTACGACCATTCCTCCTTACCTGCTGATCAGCGATTCTTTTCAGAACTGGCAGGGAATGCAGGAGTCCGGCGGACGCCGGGTGAAGCGTTCCATTAATATCGATATGACAAGCGTGCGCTTTTGTACTCCCGAAATGCTGGAAAAATATCGCAAGATACAGTTGCTGGCAAATTACGTAGATGAAACGGAGAAAGTGGTAGAAGAATATAATAAGGAGCATGATATTGATAATTCCGTGTTGGTGAACGGGCGGAGGCAGACCAATCTGGGAGTTTTTCGTGCCTATCTGACCAATTATTTGCGAAGCCTGCCCACTGTTAATCAGGATATGACCTGTATGGTACGCCAGCTTCAGCCTACAGAAACCGGCATTCCGCTGGAACTTTATTTCTTTTCTGCCAACAAAGTATGGGTTGCTTACGAAGGCATACAGGCAGACGTGTTCGACCATGTACTTGCCATCATTCCGGAGTTCGGCCTGCGCGTCTTTCAGAATCCGTCGGGTGAAGACCTGCGACGGATAGGAGTGAAGATAGAACACTGA
- a CDS encoding AraC family transcriptional regulator gives MNTPIPNQIIREITPLSDKDCFYIAERYKTEFTYPIHNHSEFELNFTEKAAGVRRVVGDSSEVIGDYDLVLITGKDLEHVWEQNECRSKEIREITIQFSSDLFFKSFINKNQFDSIRRMLDKAQKGLCFPMSAILKIYPLLDTLASEKQGFYAVIKFMTILYELSLFEEEARTLSSSSFAKIDVHSDSRRVQKVQEYINLHYQEEIRLGQLASMVGMTDVSFSRFFKLRTGKNLSDYIIDIRLGFASRLLVDSTMSIAEICYECGFNNLSNFNRIFKKKKDCSPKEFRENYRKKKKLI, from the coding sequence ATGAACACACCTATACCCAATCAGATTATCCGTGAAATTACACCTTTGTCCGACAAAGACTGTTTCTATATTGCAGAACGTTATAAGACGGAGTTTACCTATCCGATTCATAACCATTCTGAATTTGAACTGAACTTTACGGAAAAGGCCGCCGGAGTCAGGCGTGTAGTGGGAGATTCCTCCGAAGTGATAGGAGATTATGATCTGGTTCTGATTACGGGCAAAGACTTGGAACACGTATGGGAACAGAATGAATGCCGCTCCAAAGAGATACGGGAGATCACCATCCAATTCTCTTCCGACCTGTTCTTCAAGAGCTTTATCAATAAGAACCAGTTCGACTCTATCCGCCGGATGCTGGATAAAGCTCAGAAAGGACTTTGTTTCCCGATGTCCGCCATACTTAAGATATATCCGTTGCTGGATACGCTTGCTTCCGAGAAACAAGGGTTCTATGCGGTGATCAAGTTTATGACGATCCTGTATGAACTTTCTCTCTTTGAGGAAGAGGCCCGGACACTGTCCAGTTCTTCTTTTGCCAAGATTGATGTTCATTCCGATAGCCGCCGGGTACAGAAGGTGCAGGAATATATCAATCTCCATTATCAGGAAGAAATCCGATTGGGACAGTTGGCAAGCATGGTCGGGATGACTGATGTGTCATTCAGCCGTTTCTTTAAGTTGCGTACGGGGAAGAACCTTTCCGATTATATTATTGATATCCGACTGGGATTCGCTTCGCGGTTGCTGGTAGATTCTACGATGTCTATCGCAGAAATCTGTTATGAGTGCGGATTCAATAACCTGTCTAATTTTAATCGTATCTTTAAGAAGAAAAAAGATTGTTCTCCGAAGGAGTTTCGCGAGAACTACCGGAAGAAAAAGAAACTGATCTAA
- a CDS encoding TonB-dependent receptor, protein MKKLFLLRFSVAAFFCLLCVLPALAANIKIKGAVKDKLSKEPLIGATIRLVGTPAGAVTDMDGNFELNSTGVLEGLYDIEIKYVGYKTEVRRKVRVENGKLAILNLELETDAHELSDVVVVAKKNRENENMLLLEQQKAVIAVQAVSVKELSRKGVSDAEGAVTKVAGVSKQDGVKNVFVRGLGDRYNATTFNGFAVPSEDPEYKNISLDFFGTDIIQSVGVNKAFNAGGISDVGGATIDIVSKELIGSGNLNIGLSGGLNTQTVTADFLKQDGVNLLGFATTTEPADENNWGFKNKLDPSKQSLQINRSYSISGGKRFHIGKDRNPLSFFLTAGHTTDYQFTDETIRNTTTSGTIYKDMTGKKYTENISQLALANVDYDMQNRHHMSYNFMMIHANVQSVGDYTGKNSIFSDDYDNQGFTRRQQANDNLLIVNQLMTNWGLTKTLSLDAGASYNIVKGNEPDRRINNITKAEEGYTLLRGNSQQRYFSTLDEDDINVKAGLIYRLKDNVEEISNIRLGYTGRFVDDNFKATEYNLTVGHASSIPSLDNFSLDDYYNQQNLSSGWFTVQKNIDKYSVAKNIHSAYAEATYQFTPRWIVNVGMKYDNVDIQVDYNVNKGGSEGSNTIQKDFFLPSLNLKYNLSEKHSLRLGASKTYTLPQAKEISPYRYVGVNFNSQGNANLKPSDNYNVDLKWDFNPTPTELISLTAFYKLIKNPISRIEVASAGGYLSYENIADKATVAGVEVEVRKNLFVRPLSSAANGMNKLSFGLNGSYIYTNAKMPLATVTTGSQLEGAAPWIANFDLSHNFTKGTHSFINTLVFNYVSDKIYTIGTQGYQDIMEQGMMTLDFVSQAKLNKYVSLTLKARNLLNPSYQLSRKANESGEKVVLSDYKKGINISLGVSCTF, encoded by the coding sequence ATGAAAAAACTATTTCTTTTAAGATTTTCAGTTGCAGCCTTCTTTTGTTTGTTGTGTGTTCTTCCCGCATTGGCTGCCAATATTAAGATTAAAGGTGCTGTGAAAGATAAACTTTCCAAAGAGCCTTTGATTGGAGCAACGATACGGTTGGTAGGAACTCCTGCCGGAGCCGTGACCGATATGGACGGTAATTTTGAATTGAACAGTACCGGTGTTTTGGAAGGTTTGTATGATATAGAGATTAAATATGTAGGATATAAAACGGAAGTACGTCGTAAGGTCCGTGTAGAAAACGGAAAACTGGCGATTCTGAATCTGGAGTTGGAGACAGATGCGCACGAACTTTCGGACGTTGTGGTGGTAGCAAAGAAGAATCGTGAAAATGAGAATATGTTATTGCTCGAACAGCAGAAGGCGGTCATTGCCGTGCAGGCTGTCAGCGTCAAAGAGCTTTCACGCAAAGGTGTTTCCGATGCGGAAGGGGCTGTAACCAAAGTGGCGGGAGTCTCCAAACAGGATGGAGTGAAGAATGTTTTCGTCCGTGGACTGGGCGACCGCTATAATGCGACTACCTTTAACGGATTTGCCGTTCCTTCGGAAGATCCGGAATATAAGAATATCTCTCTCGACTTCTTCGGAACGGATATTATCCAGTCTGTTGGCGTCAATAAGGCATTTAATGCAGGAGGTATCAGTGATGTCGGCGGTGCGACAATCGACATTGTTTCCAAAGAACTGATTGGCAGCGGAAACCTGAATATCGGCCTTTCCGGAGGACTGAACACGCAGACTGTGACAGCAGACTTTCTGAAGCAGGACGGAGTAAACCTTCTGGGCTTCGCCACTACAACAGAACCCGCCGATGAGAACAACTGGGGATTCAAGAATAAGCTGGACCCCTCCAAGCAGAGCTTGCAGATAAACCGGAGTTATAGCATTTCCGGCGGAAAGCGGTTTCATATAGGAAAAGACAGGAATCCGCTCTCTTTCTTTCTCACTGCCGGACATACCACTGATTATCAATTTACGGATGAAACCATCCGCAACACAACGACGAGCGGTACGATCTACAAAGATATGACAGGCAAGAAGTACACCGAGAATATCAGCCAACTGGCACTGGCCAATGTGGATTATGATATGCAGAACCGTCACCACATGAGTTATAACTTCATGATGATTCATGCCAATGTGCAATCCGTAGGAGACTATACCGGTAAAAACTCCATCTTCAGTGACGATTATGATAATCAGGGATTTACCCGTCGCCAGCAAGCGAATGACAACTTACTAATCGTTAACCAGCTGATGACTAACTGGGGACTGACCAAAACATTGAGTCTGGATGCCGGTGCTTCTTATAATATCGTGAAAGGCAATGAACCCGACCGCCGAATCAACAACATAACCAAAGCGGAAGAAGGATATACCTTACTCAGAGGCAACTCCCAGCAACGGTATTTCTCCACTTTGGACGAAGATGACATCAACGTAAAGGCAGGACTCATCTACCGTCTGAAAGATAACGTAGAAGAAATCTCTAATATACGCTTGGGCTATACAGGCCGATTTGTAGACGACAATTTCAAGGCGACTGAATACAACCTCACAGTAGGACACGCTTCTTCCATCCCCTCATTGGATAATTTCTCACTCGACGATTATTATAATCAGCAGAATCTCTCTTCCGGATGGTTTACCGTTCAGAAGAACATCGATAAGTATTCGGTCGCCAAGAATATCCATTCCGCTTATGCGGAAGCCACCTACCAGTTTACTCCCCGTTGGATTGTAAATGTAGGAATGAAGTATGACAATGTGGATATTCAGGTAGACTACAATGTGAATAAAGGCGGATCGGAAGGAAGCAACACGATTCAAAAGGATTTCTTTCTCCCGAGTCTGAATCTGAAATACAATCTGAGTGAAAAACATTCCTTGCGTCTCGGAGCGAGCAAAACATATACGCTGCCGCAAGCAAAGGAAATTTCTCCTTATCGCTACGTAGGTGTGAATTTCAACAGTCAGGGGAATGCGAACCTGAAGCCTTCGGACAACTATAACGTCGATTTGAAATGGGACTTTAATCCTACCCCCACTGAACTGATCTCTCTGACAGCTTTTTATAAGCTCATCAAGAATCCGATCTCACGCATTGAAGTGGCAAGTGCCGGAGGATACCTTTCGTATGAAAATATAGCCGATAAGGCAACAGTGGCCGGAGTGGAAGTAGAAGTACGTAAGAATCTGTTTGTCCGTCCGCTAAGCAGTGCGGCAAACGGAATGAATAAGCTCTCTTTCGGCTTGAATGGATCGTACATTTATACAAATGCGAAAATGCCTCTGGCAACGGTTACCACCGGATCGCAACTGGAAGGGGCCGCTCCCTGGATTGCCAATTTCGACTTGTCCCACAACTTCACGAAAGGAACTCATAGCTTCATCAATACATTGGTATTCAACTATGTCAGCGATAAGATTTATACCATCGGTACGCAAGGCTACCAAGACATCATGGAGCAGGGAATGATGACGCTTGACTTCGTTTCGCAAGCCAAACTCAACAAGTATGTCTCACTTACGCTGAAAGCCCGCAATCTGCTGAATCCCTCTTATCAGTTGAGTCGCAAAGCCAACGAAAGCGGAGAGAAGGTAGTACTCAGCGATTATAAAAAAGGAATAAATATCAGTCTGGGAGTGTCGTGCACATTTTAA